From the Mycoplasmatota bacterium genome, one window contains:
- a CDS encoding GNAT family N-acetyltransferase, which translates to MNKNIDYKTYISLHEKCDETFAKVAKLRWNTPDEKIIRTVDWMKKNNFGEIHGTMWFEIVAYNDMKDIVGYCFFMQNPKDRMQWYLGDLIIDEMYRKQSIATNIIKIGINMALENKGKHVYAYIEKENIPSISLHEKLGFRNLKRLEPFADFIFGNDQSTFEYNI; encoded by the coding sequence ATGAATAAAAATATTGATTATAAAACATATATATCTTTGCATGAGAAATGTGATGAAACATTTGCAAAGGTAGCAAAACTTCGGTGGAATACACCTGATGAAAAAATTATACGTACAGTTGATTGGATGAAGAAAAATAATTTTGGAGAAATTCATGGAACAATGTGGTTTGAAATTGTAGCATACAATGATATGAAAGATATTGTAGGATACTGTTTTTTTATGCAGAATCCTAAAGATAGAATGCAATGGTACCTTGGTGATTTAATTATTGATGAAATGTATCGAAAACAAAGTATCGCAACAAATATCATTAAGATAGGAATAAATATGGCTTTAGAAAATAAAGGTAAGCATGTTTATGCCTATATTGAAAAAGAGAATATTCCATCAATAAGTCTTCATGAAAAGTTAGGTTTTAGAAATTTAAAAAGACTAGAGCCTTTTGCTGATTTTATCTTTGGAAATGATCAAAGTACCTTCGAATATAATATATAA
- a CDS encoding aldehyde dehydrogenase encodes MKEIVIQQKEFFNTHITKSLEFRIENLKKLKKLIQEYESEIIDALYSDLRKSKFEAYETEIGVVIQEINYTIKHLKKWSKNRKVKTNLMNFKAKSYIKKSPYGSALIIAPWNYPFQLALSPLIGAIAAGNCAVLKPSEISKNTALVLEKMINNNFEKKYITVINGGIEVSEALLALQFDYIFFTGSVAVGKIIMEKASKHLIPVTLELGGKSPLIVDKKVNIDKAAKRIVWGKFLNAGQTCVAPDYLIVHKDIKDDLINAIKLTIQSFYGDNIILSPDYPRIINEKHFDRLSSLLEKQSVIYGCISNREERYISPTLIDSPKMDSNIMQEEIFGPILPVFDFETEEDIYNITSKFPNPLALYLFTNNKKMVENIHQNILFGGGCVNDTVMHLTSPYLPFGGVGTSGVGNYHGKASFDTFSHEKSILHKRFWFDLTFKYPPYNNRVGWLKKIMNKL; translated from the coding sequence ATGAAAGAAATTGTTATACAGCAAAAAGAGTTTTTTAATACACATATAACAAAATCACTTGAGTTTAGAATAGAAAACTTGAAGAAGTTAAAGAAACTAATACAAGAGTATGAATCTGAAATAATTGATGCACTATATTCAGATTTGAGAAAGTCAAAGTTTGAGGCATATGAAACTGAAATAGGTGTAGTCATACAAGAAATCAATTACACAATTAAACATTTAAAAAAGTGGTCTAAAAACAGAAAAGTTAAAACAAATTTAATGAATTTTAAAGCTAAAAGTTATATAAAGAAGTCACCTTATGGATCTGCGCTTATTATTGCACCTTGGAACTATCCTTTTCAATTAGCACTTTCACCACTAATTGGTGCAATCGCTGCTGGAAATTGTGCGGTCTTAAAACCCTCAGAAATATCAAAAAATACAGCACTAGTTTTAGAGAAAATGATTAATAATAATTTTGAAAAAAAATATATTACAGTTATTAATGGTGGAATAGAAGTAAGTGAGGCTTTATTAGCACTCCAATTCGACTATATTTTCTTCACAGGAAGTGTAGCAGTTGGAAAAATCATCATGGAAAAAGCATCTAAACATCTTATTCCTGTTACATTAGAACTTGGTGGTAAAAGTCCATTAATCGTCGATAAAAAAGTTAACATAGATAAAGCTGCAAAACGGATTGTCTGGGGTAAATTCTTAAATGCTGGACAAACTTGTGTAGCTCCTGATTATTTAATAGTTCACAAAGATATAAAGGATGATCTAATTAACGCTATTAAATTAACTATTCAAAGTTTCTATGGTGACAACATTATTTTAAGTCCAGATTATCCAAGAATCATTAACGAGAAACATTTTGATAGGCTATCATCACTCTTAGAAAAACAATCTGTTATTTATGGTTGTATATCAAATCGTGAAGAACGCTATATCTCGCCAACATTGATTGATAGTCCTAAAATGGATTCTAATATAATGCAAGAGGAGATATTCGGTCCTATTTTACCGGTATTTGATTTTGAAACAGAAGAAGATATTTATAATATAACAAGTAAGTTTCCAAATCCACTTGCGTTATATTTGTTTACTAATAATAAGAAAATGGTTGAAAATATACATCAGAATATCTTATTTGGTGGAGGATGTGTAAATGACACAGTCATGCATCTTACATCCCCTTATCTACCTTTTGGAGGTGTAGGAACAAGTGGCGTTGGTAATTATCATGGAAAAGCATCGTTTGATACTTTTAGTCATGAAAAAAGCATCTTGCACAAGAGATTTTGGTTTGATTTGACTTTCAAATATCCTCCTTATAATAATAGAGTGGGATGGTTAAAAAAAATAATGAATAAATTATAA
- a CDS encoding iron-containing alcohol dehydrogenase: MLKIYYRTSQKVLKVVSPLLPWREPELIEGENSILCLPKLLENKGIKNVLVVTDNNIVKLGLMNDLLNGLEQNKINYTIYDKTVPNPTIQNIEDALKMYYKHDCESVIAFGGGSPIDCAKIVAARVVKPKQSISEMKGVLKIRKTIPLFIAVPTTAGTGSECTIAAVITNPETHEKYSINDPVLIPHYAVLDPKLTVGLPKQITATTGMDALTHAVEAYIGKSNTKDTLKWSETAVKLIFNNIYEVYENGSNIEARTSMLKASYYAGLSFTRAYVGNVHAIAHTLGGFYNVPHGLANAIILPIVLEYYGKSVHKSLGDLAKIVNLGDESDTDKVLAEKFINWIKDMNVRMGIPTIIPEIKTNDIPLMVKRAYHESNPFYPVPKIFSKNDFSKIYSLVKGESQVQ; encoded by the coding sequence ATGTTAAAAATATATTATAGAACTTCCCAAAAGGTTTTAAAGGTTGTATCTCCATTATTACCATGGAGAGAACCAGAACTTATTGAAGGTGAAAATAGTATACTTTGCCTTCCTAAATTACTAGAAAATAAGGGGATTAAAAATGTATTAGTCGTTACAGATAATAATATAGTCAAGTTGGGCTTGATGAATGATTTACTAAATGGACTAGAACAAAATAAAATCAACTATACTATCTATGATAAAACCGTACCGAATCCAACAATTCAAAATATTGAAGATGCTTTAAAAATGTACTACAAACATGATTGTGAAAGTGTGATAGCTTTTGGTGGTGGGTCACCTATTGACTGTGCAAAAATAGTTGCTGCACGTGTTGTAAAACCCAAGCAGTCTATTTCGGAAATGAAAGGTGTCTTAAAAATTAGGAAAACCATACCCCTATTCATTGCTGTTCCAACAACAGCTGGTACAGGTAGTGAGTGTACAATTGCTGCTGTCATTACTAATCCAGAAACACATGAAAAATATTCAATCAATGACCCGGTTTTAATTCCACATTATGCTGTTCTTGATCCTAAATTAACTGTAGGATTACCAAAACAGATCACTGCAACAACAGGAATGGATGCACTAACGCATGCCGTTGAAGCCTACATTGGAAAAAGTAATACAAAAGATACACTTAAGTGGAGTGAAACTGCTGTTAAACTAATTTTTAACAACATCTATGAAGTTTATGAAAATGGTTCGAATATAGAAGCAAGAACAAGCATGTTAAAAGCTTCTTACTATGCAGGGTTATCATTTACAAGAGCTTATGTAGGAAATGTTCACGCGATAGCTCACACTCTAGGTGGATTTTACAATGTCCCACACGGTTTAGCTAACGCTATTATTTTACCAATCGTTTTAGAGTATTATGGTAAAAGTGTGCATAAATCTTTAGGAGACCTAGCGAAAATTGTGAATCTTGGTGATGAATCTGATACGGATAAGGTCCTTGCTGAAAAATTCATCAATTGGATTAAAGATATGAATGTTCGTATGGGGATTCCAACAATAATACCTGAGATTAAAACAAACGATATTCCGCTTATGGTAAAACGTGCCTACCATGAAAGCAATCCTTTTTATCCAGTGCCTAAAATCTTTAGTAAAAATGATTTTTCAAAAATATATAGCTTAGTAAAAGGTGAATCACAAGTACAGTAA
- a CDS encoding TetR/AcrR family transcriptional regulator, giving the protein MAKTMKKTEGKDIKSEILTSAYKIMTEKGIKETSLKDIAKDLGISKGTLYYYYSAKADIIYDIADNHLNQMSERLLNWIDKINDQVSKELILEIVFNKLIDAQPRGKLHLYLLADAITENESLKQRFNERYNAWRNIIEEGLNKVYVKSKNKKLVSYLIMLVIDGLTIQKLLGQDKLPIHELSEMILNID; this is encoded by the coding sequence ATGGCTAAGACAATGAAAAAAACAGAAGGAAAAGATATAAAGTCAGAAATTTTAACTTCGGCTTATAAAATAATGACTGAAAAAGGTATTAAAGAAACAAGTTTAAAAGATATTGCTAAGGATTTGGGAATTAGTAAGGGGACGTTATATTATTACTATTCAGCTAAAGCAGATATAATATATGACATAGCAGATAATCATTTAAATCAGATGTCTGAAAGACTATTAAACTGGATAGATAAGATTAACGATCAGGTATCAAAAGAGCTGATCTTAGAAATAGTTTTTAATAAACTGATTGATGCCCAACCACGTGGGAAACTTCACCTTTACCTTTTAGCGGATGCTATCACGGAAAATGAATCCCTTAAGCAACGATTTAATGAACGATATAATGCTTGGCGTAATATTATCGAAGAGGGATTAAATAAGGTATATGTCAAATCAAAAAACAAAAAATTAGTATCATATCTAATTATGCTTGTTATTGATGGACTAACGATTCAAAAATTATTAGGACAAGACAAACTGCCAATTCATGAGTTATCAGAAATGATCCTAAATATAGATTAA
- the trmB gene encoding tRNA (guanosine(46)-N7)-methyltransferase TrmB, producing MRLRKIANAEEILKNNPDYVKLEPQEYKGKWNRFFKNENPIHIEVGMGKGQFIIGMAKNNPDINYIGIEVVQSVMVRAVEKLKEEPLPNVILVCFDASALNEVFETNEVDRIYLNFSDPWPKKRHEKRRLTYKTFLEIFKDILKPNKEIHFKTDNQRLFEYSITSMSHFGMVFNYISLDLHQSDFEGNVMTEYEQRFHNLGQRIYRMEAQFKK from the coding sequence ATGCGTTTAAGAAAAATCGCTAATGCGGAAGAAATATTAAAAAATAATCCTGATTATGTAAAATTAGAGCCACAAGAATATAAAGGAAAATGGAATCGTTTTTTTAAAAATGAAAATCCAATTCATATAGAAGTAGGTATGGGAAAAGGTCAATTCATTATTGGAATGGCAAAAAATAATCCTGATATTAATTATATCGGGATTGAAGTGGTTCAAAGTGTCATGGTAAGAGCTGTAGAAAAATTAAAAGAAGAACCTCTTCCTAATGTAATATTAGTTTGTTTTGATGCTTCAGCATTAAATGAAGTATTTGAAACAAATGAAGTTGATCGTATCTATTTGAATTTTTCTGATCCATGGCCAAAAAAGAGACATGAAAAAAGACGATTAACCTATAAAACATTCTTAGAAATATTTAAAGATATACTAAAACCAAATAAAGAAATTCATTTTAAAACAGATAATCAAAGATTATTTGAATATTCTATTACTAGTATGTCTCATTTTGGTATGGTGTTTAACTATATTAGTTTAGACCTTCATCAGTCAGATTTTGAAGGAAATGTGATGACAGAATATGAACAAAGATTTCATAATTTAGGACAAAGAATATATAGAATGGAAGCACAGTTTAAGAAGTAA
- the pepV gene encoding dipeptidase PepV, with product MENFYESFKKYHDDFIKDLQGLLKIPSVLTEFNPDNEHPFGDGIHECLEFMMELGKRDHYTVKNVDNYAGHIEVGEGEEILGILCHLDVVPTGDGWKFDPFSATIEDGKIYARGALDDKGPTIVAYYAVKMLLDMGVKFNKKIRIILGLDEESGWRGLNHYLKKEKMPDLGFAPDASFPLIYGEKGILDGIFTGKCDGNGLYQLQFGDRTNVVPEKAVAVVDAKYKDVYETFLNELEFKGEVKDLDDGKVQLIAYGKSAHAMEPNDGLNAGFILLTFLNEQIDNEFVKFACKYLTFDSRMKKSGVDYTNDIMGDLTCNVGVCLYENNKFSLELNFRYPIHTDVENMTKVLKQKAADFNFEYSTDRDSKPHYVDPESDLVKTLHQAYIKYTNDDKSPLLTIGGGTYARNFKNAVAFGPEFPNKEALIHQPNEYADLEDLYKAVAIYAEAIYNLTR from the coding sequence ATGGAAAATTTTTATGAAAGCTTTAAAAAGTATCATGATGATTTTATTAAGGATTTACAAGGTTTACTAAAAATTCCTAGTGTGTTAACAGAATTTAATCCAGATAATGAACATCCCTTTGGAGATGGGATTCATGAATGTTTAGAATTTATGATGGAATTAGGAAAACGTGATCATTACACAGTAAAAAATGTAGATAATTATGCAGGTCATATTGAAGTAGGTGAAGGGGAAGAAATCTTAGGTATTCTATGTCATTTAGATGTGGTACCAACCGGTGATGGATGGAAGTTTGATCCATTTAGCGCAACCATTGAAGATGGAAAGATTTATGCTCGTGGTGCTTTAGATGATAAGGGACCAACAATTGTTGCTTATTATGCAGTTAAAATGTTACTTGATATGGGTGTTAAATTTAATAAAAAAATTAGAATTATTCTTGGTTTAGATGAAGAATCAGGATGGAGAGGCTTAAATCATTATTTAAAAAAAGAAAAAATGCCTGACTTAGGGTTTGCACCGGATGCATCATTCCCATTAATTTATGGTGAAAAAGGAATATTAGATGGAATATTTACTGGGAAATGTGATGGGAATGGTTTATATCAACTTCAGTTTGGAGATAGAACAAATGTCGTTCCTGAAAAAGCAGTTGCTGTTGTAGATGCTAAATATAAAGATGTATATGAAACATTTTTGAATGAACTAGAATTTAAAGGTGAAGTCAAAGATTTAGATGATGGAAAAGTTCAATTAATTGCTTATGGTAAAAGTGCGCATGCGATGGAACCTAACGATGGATTAAATGCAGGTTTCATATTATTAACTTTTTTAAATGAACAAATTGATAATGAATTTGTTAAGTTTGCTTGTAAATATCTAACATTTGATTCAAGAATGAAAAAATCAGGTGTTGATTATACAAATGATATAATGGGTGATTTAACATGTAATGTTGGTGTTTGTTTGTACGAAAATAATAAATTCTCATTAGAGTTAAATTTCCGTTATCCTATCCATACAGATGTTGAAAATATGACTAAAGTATTAAAACAAAAAGCAGCAGATTTTAATTTTGAATATAGTACTGATAGAGACTCTAAACCACACTATGTAGACCCTGAAAGTGATTTGGTTAAGACATTACATCAAGCTTATATTAAATATACAAATGATGATAAGTCACCGCTTCTTACAATTGGTGGAGGCACTTATGCACGAAATTTTAAAAATGCAGTTGCGTTTGGTCCAGAGTTTCCAAATAAAGAAGCACTTATTCATCAACCAAATGAGTATGCTGATTTAGAAGATTTATATAAAGCAGTCGCAATTTATGCAGAGGCAATTTATAATTTAACAAGATAA
- a CDS encoding FtsX-like permease family protein: protein MLIKNVLKGIKNKPFRIIGIILMVVLAGCLYVSLGYTLFVVEETVDNYVVDYNQEDFSFEMNSYLSTTEISENNYDVQYIYQLPENEQKKIIEERINYLENKYEINIERREYKQINFDSNQLNKTITIRVFKNSKEINQTYIEKGRLPQNDQEIALGIAFAKANHLSLNYNIEIEGDLYQIVGFVYFVDYIYPQLSSENFVYDAKNQALGVLNDTFFEDFSAPKVTYYAGEFLKGSYTKEDVKKIDDFYMVNLVDAKTALRTGAIYGELDANKVLITALSSVILVLAVVVIGIVVNKSINMERRQIGVIKSLGYSRFKILMAYMIYPITAGIIGSIFGYIIGYYLAIPIISFFGIYYQMPVNELHFNINIFINSIILPILLLNLFSAFVIYFLVKKSPLDLMRTKVNHKVNFLVKWMHPILKKFSFKTRFKYNIALRGFGKLFITFIGVLIASIYMIFALSFSQSFKKIIGDVSSSSDYKYQVIYDQPTQAEKNELDDRFMMIPSKINANNSEIEVTLIGVDSTLNRYQLVDDKNKNLLPTLYENEQNVVISSMLSVIHEVDVGDYMSILVTTQDGKDSLKQVKVVGIMENYITPYVFIPIKTLNNYYCLDSSWYNGVWTNEKQTEHVKSLFDKEEMIQSIEQMTGMVKSLVYVMVFVAVLLAIIVLVLIAVFNIEDNFKTISFLKVMGYEDKEISSMVLNIYLPIIIIAYLLSIPITLMSLRKLMSTIGSELNFAFPFNLSLIQTLYGLIIIVVTYYVSLFIAKRKLNKIALQEALKINE from the coding sequence ATGTTAATTAAAAATGTTTTAAAAGGAATAAAAAATAAACCATTTCGTATTATTGGGATTATTTTAATGGTCGTCTTAGCCGGATGTTTATATGTATCTTTAGGATATACATTATTTGTAGTGGAAGAAACAGTCGATAATTATGTAGTAGATTATAATCAAGAAGATTTTTCTTTTGAAATGAACTCCTATTTATCTACTACTGAAATAAGTGAAAATAATTATGATGTTCAATATATTTATCAATTGCCAGAAAATGAACAAAAAAAGATTATTGAAGAAAGAATTAATTACTTAGAAAATAAGTATGAAATAAATATTGAGAGAAGAGAATATAAACAAATTAATTTTGATTCTAATCAATTGAATAAAACAATTACAATTAGAGTATTTAAAAACAGTAAAGAAATAAATCAAACGTATATTGAAAAAGGCCGTCTTCCTCAAAATGATCAAGAAATTGCTTTAGGGATTGCTTTTGCTAAAGCAAATCATTTATCATTAAATTATAACATTGAGATTGAAGGAGATTTATACCAAATCGTTGGATTTGTTTATTTTGTCGATTATATTTATCCTCAACTATCGAGTGAAAATTTTGTCTATGATGCTAAGAATCAAGCATTAGGGGTATTGAATGATACTTTTTTTGAGGATTTTTCAGCGCCTAAAGTAACCTATTATGCTGGTGAATTTTTAAAAGGTTCTTATACTAAAGAGGATGTAAAAAAAATTGATGATTTCTATATGGTTAATTTAGTTGATGCTAAAACAGCTTTAAGAACAGGTGCAATCTACGGAGAACTTGATGCCAATAAGGTATTAATTACCGCATTAAGTAGTGTGATTTTAGTATTAGCAGTAGTTGTAATTGGAATAGTAGTAAATAAAAGCATTAATATGGAAAGACGCCAAATAGGTGTTATTAAATCATTAGGGTATAGTCGATTTAAAATATTAATGGCATATATGATTTATCCAATTACAGCTGGTATTATTGGTTCGATATTTGGATATATTATTGGTTATTATTTAGCGATACCAATCATTTCATTTTTTGGTATTTATTATCAAATGCCAGTAAATGAATTGCATTTTAATATAAATATTTTTATCAATTCCATTATTCTACCGATTTTATTACTGAATTTGTTTAGTGCTTTTGTGATATATTTTCTTGTGAAAAAATCACCACTTGATTTAATGAGAACTAAAGTTAATCATAAAGTAAACTTTTTAGTGAAATGGATGCATCCTATCTTAAAGAAATTTTCTTTTAAGACAAGATTTAAATATAATATCGCATTAAGAGGTTTTGGGAAGTTATTCATCACTTTTATTGGTGTGCTAATTGCTAGTATTTATATGATATTCGCATTATCATTTAGTCAATCTTTTAAGAAAATTATAGGTGATGTATCCTCTTCATCAGATTATAAATATCAAGTAATATATGATCAACCTACTCAGGCAGAAAAAAATGAACTAGATGATCGGTTTATGATGATACCATCAAAAATAAACGCTAATAATAGTGAAATTGAAGTAACTTTAATTGGAGTGGATTCAACTTTAAACCGTTATCAATTAGTAGATGATAAGAATAAAAATTTATTACCAACATTATATGAGAACGAGCAAAATGTCGTTATTTCATCAATGCTATCTGTGATACATGAGGTTGATGTGGGTGACTATATGAGTATCTTAGTCACAACACAAGATGGAAAAGATTCTCTTAAACAAGTAAAAGTTGTGGGAATCATGGAAAACTATATTACCCCATATGTGTTTATACCAATTAAAACCTTAAATAATTATTATTGTTTAGATTCAAGTTGGTATAATGGTGTTTGGACAAATGAGAAACAAACCGAACATGTCAAAAGTCTATTTGATAAAGAAGAAATGATTCAATCAATTGAACAAATGACAGGGATGGTGAAGTCACTGGTTTATGTGATGGTCTTTGTAGCGGTCCTATTAGCGATTATTGTTTTAGTATTAATAGCCGTATTTAATATTGAAGATAATTTTAAGACAATTTCTTTCTTAAAAGTAATGGGGTATGAAGATAAAGAGATAAGTAGTATGGTATTAAATATATATTTACCAATTATAATAATTGCTTATTTACTATCAATTCCAATTACTTTGATGTCTTTAAGAAAGCTTATGTCAACGATTGGAAGTGAATTAAATTTTGCTTTCCCATTTAATCTATCTTTAATCCAAACACTATATGGTCTTATTATCATTGTAGTTACTTATTATGTTTCCTTATTTATTGCGAAAAGAAAACTGAATAAAATTGCTTTACAGGAAGCACTTAAAATTAATGAATAA
- a CDS encoding ABC transporter ATP-binding protein: MIKVKNVKKVYQTGVVETHALRDVSLEIQDGEFVVILGPSGSGKSTLLNVISGLDSVTSGEIEVDGEMITDMKDKTLTNFRRRKLGFIFQSYNLLSNLNVYENIEVGRNLSENPLSIDELLEKIGMTDQIDKYPYQLSGGQQQRVSIARALAKNPSILFCDEPTGALDEETGKQVLDVLQQLNKDLKTTIVIVTHNIAIKEIADKVIHMKSGEIYDLEINDNKKKALDISWS; this comes from the coding sequence ATGATTAAGGTTAAAAATGTTAAGAAAGTTTACCAAACAGGTGTTGTAGAAACCCATGCTTTACGTGATGTCAGTTTAGAAATCCAAGATGGTGAGTTTGTGGTAATATTAGGACCATCTGGAAGTGGAAAATCAACTTTATTAAATGTTATTAGTGGATTAGATAGTGTAACAAGTGGAGAAATTGAAGTTGACGGGGAAATGATTACAGATATGAAAGATAAAACATTAACTAATTTCCGAAGAAGAAAATTAGGGTTTATTTTTCAATCTTATAATTTATTATCTAATTTGAATGTTTATGAAAACATCGAAGTTGGAAGAAATTTAAGTGAAAATCCATTATCAATAGATGAATTGTTAGAAAAAATTGGGATGACAGACCAAATAGATAAATATCCTTATCAATTATCAGGGGGGCAACAACAACGGGTTTCAATCGCTAGAGCACTTGCAAAGAATCCATCGATATTATTTTGTGATGAACCAACGGGTGCACTAGATGAAGAAACTGGAAAACAAGTATTAGATGTTTTACAACAATTAAATAAAGATTTGAAAACAACAATAGTTATTGTAACCCATAATATCGCAATTAAAGAGATTGCTGATAAGGTAATTCATATGAAATCTGGCGAAATTTATGATTTAGAGATTAACGATAATAAGAAGAAAGCATTAGATATAAGTTGGAGTTAA
- a CDS encoding 1-acyl-sn-glycerol-3-phosphate acyltransferase — protein MFRILWVYLNAFFYVLFHLIPIRKRYKNPEKYSIEERFKYIGRLCNIIVKRAGSKVIVEGRENVPDGAVLYTSNHPSMIDPYFVSYAVVKQLGAVIAGDLWFEKIPVLAPWFKSFGCIFVDRKNPREGIKAINRGIDNMKKGHSFILFPEGEITKMVTDEPVAKFQTGGLRLATKAKVPIVPVVVIGTDKIYTAHEVIGKLKKGTIVIKILKPYVKHISEGVGVKEIAEDLQQMTKETIESTIIPE, from the coding sequence ATGTTTCGAATATTATGGGTCTATTTAAATGCATTTTTTTATGTTTTATTTCATTTAATTCCTATTAGAAAACGATATAAAAATCCAGAAAAATATAGTATTGAAGAGAGATTTAAATATATCGGAAGATTATGTAATATAATTGTAAAAAGAGCAGGTTCTAAGGTTATTGTAGAAGGAAGAGAGAATGTTCCTGATGGAGCTGTTTTATATACCTCAAATCATCCTAGTATGATTGATCCTTATTTTGTTAGTTATGCAGTAGTAAAACAATTAGGTGCTGTTATTGCTGGTGATTTATGGTTTGAAAAGATTCCTGTTTTAGCACCATGGTTTAAATCTTTTGGATGTATCTTTGTTGATAGAAAAAATCCTCGTGAAGGTATCAAAGCAATTAATCGAGGAATTGACAATATGAAAAAAGGTCATTCTTTCATTTTGTTTCCTGAAGGAGAAATAACTAAAATGGTAACTGATGAGCCAGTTGCTAAGTTTCAAACCGGTGGTTTAAGATTAGCTACGAAGGCAAAAGTTCCTATCGTTCCGGTCGTAGTCATCGGAACTGATAAGATATATACAGCTCATGAAGTCATTGGTAAATTGAAAAAAGGTACGATTGTGATTAAGATATTAAAACCCTATGTAAAACATATCTCAGAAGGTGTCGGTGTAAAAGAAATAGCGGAAGATCTTCAACAAATGACAAAGGAAACAATCGAATCCACAATTATTCCTGAATAG